In Taeniopygia guttata chromosome Z, bTaeGut7.mat, whole genome shotgun sequence, one genomic interval encodes:
- the FREM1 gene encoding FRAS1-related extracellular matrix protein 1 isoform X8, whose protein sequence is MVKVCWWRKKTPFVKKFFHWCKRLALPCNMKPFEKSWLFLLLPVMLRVVYSSFISVNLGVKVMKGQSVFLSEEDLNFSIPREKDACKVEVINEPITQRVGKLTPQVFDCHFLPNEVKYTHNGCPILDEDMVMLRLYRFTEMETFVETFTFRVQLLEPDCNIIKMRSHALEVPEYYGLSRVIDKNVLTFDYDRKINLDCTISIISSETHLPAHGQLITRKVQGQFHGDQSWSFFPGTKHSLDQQCRNGSCTLGLGDIKNKKMSCEEFLRMGIHYRHLDPPSPDTDYIPVRLDLSDSRSKTLHKTEYAWLPVQIRGAVPNQMPKAAPMAKFILEVDQFILTPITTTTIDAEDNETPKSLLIFNITKPPPQGFITHLSDHTKPIGSFTWKDLSDMLIAYQPPNNSHTERRNYEVEFEVHDFYFERSLPITVHLSIRTTDTNAPRVSWNTGLNLLEGQSRPITWQHFQIVDNDDIQNVRLVTVDGLQHGQLSVRGGKGFMFTVSDIQAGVVHYHHDDSDSTKDFVVFRIFDGSHSIRHKFPINILPKDDSPPFLISNVVIEVHEGQTILIQRSMLHASDMDSSDDYILFNITKPSKAGEILKNPGPNLIGYSVNSFLQRDLFNGMIYYHHLGGEVFEDSLEFVLCDSHDPPNLSEPQVMMVHIIPVDDQLPREAPGVTRHLVVKETEISHLTKKHLHFIDVEEQDRELTYTITTSPFFSCTHGYSDAGKLFMVDTIPKLVKDPAALALRSFTQHAVNYMKVAYMPPLQDIGPEPQQVQFIFSVSNQHGGTLYGICFNITILPVDNQAPEVFTTHVRVQEGGMTPITEGHILISDTDTKREHLFLLLQRQPQHGVVELDNIPMNGGDRLSCEDLHTLAVRYHHDGSETLTDDVFFAATDGIHFVEFILQVKVVRLA, encoded by the exons ATGGTGAAAGTCTGCTGGTGGAGGAAGAAAACTCCTTTTGTTAAGAAATTTTTTCACTGGTGTAAAAGGCTGGCACTCCCTTGTAATATGAAGCCCTTTGAGAAAAGCTGGCTCTTTCTACTGCTGCCTGTCATGTTAAGAGTTGTGTACTCCTCCTTTATTAGTGTGAACCTTGGGGTGAAAGTGATGAAGGGACAGTCTGTCTTTCTGTCAGAAGAAGACCTCaacttttccatccccagagaGAAAGATGCCTGCAAAGTGGAAGTGATCAATGAACCAATAACACAGAGGGTTGGGAAACTTACTCCACAG GTTTTTGACTGTCACTTCCTTCCTAATGAAGTCAAATATACCCACAATGGATGTCCGATTTTAGATGAAGACATGGTCATGCTTAGGCTGTACAG GTTTACAGAAATGGAAACATTTGTAGAAACATTTACCTTTCGTGTGCAGCTACTTGAGCCAGACTGTAACATCATAAAAATGCGCTCCCATGCTTTGGAGGTCCCTGAATACTACGGTCTGTCTAGGGTGATTGACAAGAATGTCCTCACCTTTGATTATGACAGGAAGATAAACCTGGATTGCACCATTTCCATAATCTCTTCAGAAACtcacctgcctgctcatggccagcTTATCACCAGGAAAGTGCAAGGGCAGTTTCATGGAGATCAGTCATGGAGCTTCTTCCCTGGCACTA agcacagcctggacCAACAGTGCAGAAATGGGAGCTGTACACTGGGCCTAGGagacattaaaaacaaaaagatgaGTTGTGAAGAATTTCTGAGGATGGGAATTCATTATCGACACCTTGACCCCCCCTCACCTGACACTGATTATATTCCTGTGAGGTTGGATCTCTCAGACAGCAGAAGCAAAACTCTGCACAAG aCAGAGTATGCATGGCTCCCTGTTCAGATTAGAGGTGCTGTTCCCAACCAAATGCCCAAAGCTGCCCCAATGGCAAAGTTCATCCTCGAAGTAGATCAATTTATTTTAACCCCTATTACAACCACAACTATTGATGCTGAAGACAACGAAACTCCAAAGTCCCTGCTTATATTCAACATTACCAAGCCACCTCCACAAGGCTTTATCACTCACCTCTCTGACCACACAAAACCTATTGGCTCCTTCACGTGGAAGGATCTCAGTGACATGCTCATTGCTTATCAACCTCCAAACAACAGCCACACAGAGAGGAGGAATTATGAG GTGGAGTTTGAGGTGCATGACTTCTACTTTGAAAGGAGTTTGCCAATCACTGTGCATCTTTCTATCAGAACCACAGATACAAATGCCCCTCGGGTTTCATGGAACACAG GCCTCAACCTTCTAGAGGGGCAATCCCGACCCATCACATGGCAGCACTTCCAAATTGTAGACAACGATGACATCCAAAATGTTCGCTTGGTCACAGTTGATGGTTTACAGCACGGGCAACTGTCAGTCAGAG GAGGGAAAGGATTCATGTTCACTGTCTCTGACATTCAGGCTGGAGTTGTCCACTACCATCATGATGACAGTGATTCTACTAAGGACTTTGTGGTATTTAGAATTTTTGATGGCTCCCACAGTATTCGCCACAAGTTTCCAATAAATATCCTCCCTAAAGATGATAGCCCTCCATTTCTGATCAGCAATGTGGTCATTGAAGTTCATGAGGGACAGACAATCCTGATTCAGCGCTCCATGCTTCATGCTTCGGACATGGATTCCAGTGATGACTACATACTATTCAATATTACCAAACCATCAAAGGCTGGAGAAATCTTGAAGAACCCAGGACCAAACTTGATAG GGTATTCTGTCAACAGTTTTCTTCAGAGGGATCTATTTAATGGAATGATTTATTATCATCATTTGGGAGGAGAAGTATTTGAAGATTCCCTTGAGTTTGTGCTATGTGATAGCCATGATCCTCCAAATCTCTCAGAGCCACAG GTGATGATGGTTCACATTATCCCTGTGGATGATCAGCTACCCAGAGAAGCTCCAGGAGTGACCCGTCACCTGGTTGTTAAGGAGACTGAGATTTCTCACCTAACTAAGAAACATCTCCACTTCATAGATGTGGAAGAGCAAGACAGGGAACTCACATACACCATAACCActtccccttttttctcttgCACCCATGG CTACTCAGATGCTGGGAAGCTGTTTATGGTGGACACCATCCCCAAACTGGTCAAGGATCCTGCTGCTCTTGCACTTCGGTCATTTACTCAG CATGCTGTGAACTATATGAAAGTTGCTTACATGCCACCCCTGCAGGACATCGGACCTGAACCTCAGCAAGtccagtttattttttctgtcagcAATCAGCATGGAGGCACTTTGTACGGGATCTGCTTCAATATTACAATTCTTCCTGTGGACAATCAAGCCCCAGAG GTTTTTACAACCCACGTGAGAGTGCAAGAGGGTGGAATGACCCCTATTACAGAGGGACACATTCTCATCTCTGATACAGACACGAAACGAGAGCAtctcttcctgctcctgcagaggcagccacagcatGGAGTAGTGGAGCTGGATAACATTCCTATGAATGGAGGTGACAGGCTTTCCTGTGAGGACCTGCATACCCTGGCAGTCAG AT